The DNA sequence GCCACGGGCGAGAGCAACGTGATCGCCGACGGGTTCGACCAGCTCTACGGAATCGCCCTCGCCCCGGGAGGGGCGGTGGTGTTCGCAGAGCTCGGCACCGGGCGGGTGCACTCGGCGCACGGCGGCACCGTCCAGCTTCTGGCGTCAGGTCTACGGGACCCGATCGGGGTGGCCGTCGCGCCCGACGGAACACCGCTGGTCGCCGAATCCGGCGCAGGCCGCGTGGTGCGCCTGGCCGGAAGCCACGTCGTCCCTGTGATCGACGGATTGCAGCGTCCACAGGGACTGCTGACCGAAGGCGGGATCCTCTACGTCGTGGACGCCGGCGCGAAGGAGGTGCTCGCCGTCGACATGAACAGCGGAGAGCGCCGGACCATCGCGTCCGGCCTGCCCGTCGGCCCGCCCCCGGGCGTGCATCCCAAACCGCTGCGCGGGATGCCGCCGTTCTCCGGACCGCAGGGCCCGTTCGCCGGGATCGCCATGGGACCGGACGGCACGCTGTTCGTCTCCGCCGACGGCGACGGCAGCGTGCTGGCGTTGCGGCGGGACACCGCACCGGCATGAGCGTCACCCACCCCGAGCACCGCTACCTGCAGGTGGCGCGCACCCTGCGCAAGGAGATCGTCGACGGGGTGTACCCCGTCGGCTCACAGCTGCCCACCGAACACGAACTGTGTGAGCGGTTCGCGGTGAGCCGCTTCACCATCCGCGAGGCACTGCGCCGGCTTCGCGAGGACAACCTGGTCACCTCGCGGCCGCGGGCGGGCACGCTGGTGGTGCCCCGCCCCGAGGGCAACACCTACGCGCAGGACGTGATGTCGATCGACGATCTGCTGGCGTTCGCCGCGGGCGCGCAGTTCACGATCGAGTCGAACACGACCGTGACCGTGGACGAGGAGCTGGCCGCCAGGACACACCTCGCCGTCGGCTCGGAATGGCTTGCGGTGCAGGGGTTCCGGCAGGCCGACGCGGCGTCCACCCCGATCTGCCGCACCGAGTACTACATCAACCGCGCATTCGCCGCGGTCGGCCGATTGCTGCCCCGCCACACCGGACCGATCTTCCCGCTGATCGAGGACCTGTTCGGGGTCAGCGTGGTCGAGGTGCACCAGGAGATCGCCGCGGTGGTGCTGTCGGCTGAACTGGCCGAGAAGCTCGGCGTCGCAGCCGGCGACGCCGCCCTGCAGATGCAGCGGACCTACATCACCTCCGACGGTGAGGTCGCCCAGGTCACCGTCAACACCCATCCGTCGACCCGCTACCGGCATTTGATGACGATGCGCCGCGTCAAGGGCTGAGCGGTGCCCCTCCGCTCCGACGACAGCCGCGTCGCGGACGCCTACGCCCGCGGCCTGTGGGTCGACCGCACGCTGGCCGACACCCTGCGCGACGCCGCGCGCGACACCCCCGACCGGGTCGTCGTGCTCGACGGCGCCCACCGGCTCACCTGCGCCGGCCTGCTGGAAGACGCCACCGCGCTGGCGCTTTCACTCACCGCGCGGATGGCGCCCGGCAGCGTCGTGTCGTTCATGCTGCCCAACTGGCACGAGGCGGCGGTGGTGTACCTCGGGGCGACGCTCGCCGGAATGGTCGTCAACCCGATCCTGCCGTCGCTGCGCGACCACGAACTGCGCTTCCTGCTCGACGACGCGGACAGCCGGATGATCTTCGTCCCCGGCCGCTTCCGCGGGCATGACTACGCCGACATGCTGCACCGGGTGACCGCCACGCTGGACCGCCCACCCGAGGTGGTGGTGGTTCGTGGTGACGCCGCAGGCCACACCCCGTATCCGGTCCTGTT is a window from the Mycolicibacterium litorale genome containing:
- a CDS encoding GntR family transcriptional regulator is translated as MSVTHPEHRYLQVARTLRKEIVDGVYPVGSQLPTEHELCERFAVSRFTIREALRRLREDNLVTSRPRAGTLVVPRPEGNTYAQDVMSIDDLLAFAAGAQFTIESNTTVTVDEELAARTHLAVGSEWLAVQGFRQADAASTPICRTEYYINRAFAAVGRLLPRHTGPIFPLIEDLFGVSVVEVHQEIAAVVLSAELAEKLGVAAGDAALQMQRTYITSDGEVAQVTVNTHPSTRYRHLMTMRRVKG